In the Telopea speciosissima isolate NSW1024214 ecotype Mountain lineage chromosome 2, Tspe_v1, whole genome shotgun sequence genome, one interval contains:
- the LOC122653219 gene encoding protein MALE DISCOVERER 2-like: MGVGWSPLRFHLNEVSYFMVLILLLKIHGCQSLNIEGLALLEFRAKVVSDHFGAFANWNPNDKDPCMWSGVHCVDGKVQMLDLKELSLGGTLAPELGTLSHLRSLILYKNHFSGVIPKEIGGLTMLELLDLRDNNLSGKIPEEIGGLLSLKRLLLCNNNFQGSIPSALEKLKFLFELQSDPNLTAGVLVGIRCLNRKFGHRIWQINLKQLEEADSFMIKLKMRILLFLRAIPCFKFGKGSSYDHGEKCCKPSPCLSEPLIVQNAQDFNFVRRRLLEESNNLPAAPASGVVPPEQMVTIPTTRSSGAFPAVPNEKKKQSPTSVPPTSTKLPQSPHPDTQLRNSTDQPAVAGGSSGAKWKYALVVLGGIFLVVVSTAVLCACRSRGVTTIGPWKSGLSGQLQKAFITGVPKLNRSELETACEDFSNIIDTFADCTLFKGTLSSGVEIAVASTAITSSKDWTKSYEVAYRKKIDTLSRVNHKNFVNLLGYCEEDEPFLKMLVFEYAPNGNLFEHLHVKEAEHLDWNARMRIIMGIAYCLQYMHHELNPPVPHTNLQSSAVFLTDDYAAKIGEHTTWSDLFKSKNYGQDESRHSELPPLADLEANVYSFGLLLLEIISGKLAYSEDGPLVNWAAEYLNDKRSISYMIDPTLKCFKTNELDVICEVIQECIHQNPRQRPTMREITSKLKEVIAISPDAATPRLSPLWWAELEILSVEAT; encoded by the exons ATGGGGGTCGGGTGGAGCCCTCTGAGATTCCATCTCAATGAGGTGTCATATTTCATGGTCTTGATTTTGCTTCTGAAAATTCATGGGTGTCAGTCGCTTAATATTGAAG GATTGGCTTTGTTAGAATTTCGGGCAAAAGTGGTTAGTGACCATTTTGGGGCCTTTGCAAACTGGAACCCCAATGACAAAGATCCATGTATGTGGTCGGGCGTTCACTGTGTGGATGGTAAAGTGCAAATGCT GGATCTAAAAGAGCTTTCTTTGGGAGGAACTCTGGCGCCTGAACTTGGAACTCTTAGTCACTTAAGATCTCT CATCCTTTACAAGAACCACTTCTCAGGTGTAATTCCTAAAGAGATTGGAGGGCTTACAATGCTGGAGCTATTGGACTTGAGAGACAATAACTTAAGTGGAAAAATACCAGAGGAAATAGGCGGATTGCTTTCACTGAAGCGCTT GCTGCTTTGCAATAATAACTTTCAGGGAAGCATTCCTTCTGCATTGGAGAAGCTCAAGTTTCTCTTTGAACTACAATCCGATCCGAACCTCACAGCTGGTGTGCTTGTTGGAATTCGCTGCTTGAATAGAAAATTTGGACATCG GATCTGGCAGATTAATTTGAAACAACTAGAGGAGGCAGATTCTTTCATGATCAAACTTAAAATGAGGATCCTACTTTTTCTTCGTGCAATCCCGTG TTTCAAGTTTGGAAAGGGCTCTTCATATGATCATGGAGAGAAATGTTGTAAGCCTTCACCAT GTTTATCAGAACCACTCATAGTACAAAATGCACAAGACTTTAACTTTGTACGCCGTAGACTGCTTGAAGAATCCAACAACCTCCCAGCTGCCCCTGCGAGCGGTGTTGTTCCCCCTGAACAGATGGTTACAATTCCAACAACTCGAAGTAGTGGAGCTTTCCCTGCAGTACCtaatgaaaagaagaaacaatctCCTACATCCGTGCCTCCTACCTCTACTAAACTTCCTCAATCTCCTCATCCTGACACGCAGTTGAGAAACTCGACTGACCAGCCTGCAGTAGCCGGTGGTTCCTCTGGAGCCAAATGGAAATATGCTCTTGTGGTTCTAGGTGGAATATTCTTGGTTGTTGTTTCTACTGCCGTGCTGTGTGCATGTCGAAGTCGAGGAGTGACAACGATAGGTCCTTGGAAGAGTGGACTTAGTGGTCAGTTACAGAAGGCATTTATTACAG GGGTACCGAAGTTGAACCGCTCTGAGCTAGAAACTGCCTGTGAGGATTTCAGCAACATCATTGACACTTTTGCAGACTGCACTTTGTTCAAGGGAACACTTTCCAGCGGAGTTGAGATTGCAGTGGCATCGACTGCAATTACTTCATCCAAAGACTGGACAAAATCATATGAAGTTGCATATAGGAAGAAG ATTGATACACTGTCACGTGTGAACCACAAGAACTTTGTCAATCTTCTTGGCTACTGTGAGGAAGATGAACCTTTCCTTAAGATGTTGGTGTTTGAGTATGCTCCCAATGGAAACCTATTTGAGCATCTTCATG TTAAAGAAGCTGAACATCTTGACTGGAATGCCAGGATGAGGATTATTATGGGAATTGCTTATTGCCTTCAGTATATGCACCATGAGCTGAACCCACCAGTACCACATACCAATTTGCAATCTTCTGCTGTCTTTTTGACAGATGATTATGCTGCTAAG ATTGGGGAGCATACTACCTGGTCAGATTTATTTAAATCAAAGAATTATGGTCAAGATGAATCGAGACATTCTGAACTTCCACCCCTTGCTGATCTTGAAGCAAACGTGTACAGTTTTGGATTATTGTTGCTGGAGATCATTTCTGGGAAGCTTGCTTATTCTGAAGACGGTCCCCTTGTGAACTGG GCTGCCGAATACTTGAATGACAAGCGGAGCATCAGCTACATGATTGATCCCACACTCAAATGCTTCAAGACAAATGAGCTCGATGTTATTTGCGAGGTAATCCAGGAATGTATCCATCAGAATCCAAGGCAGAGACCAACAATGAGGGAGATCACATCCAAACTGAAGGAAGTGATTGCCATCTCACCTGATGCAGCAACCCCGAGACTATCTCCACTCTGGTGGGCGGAGCTTGAGATTCTCTCTGTGGAAGCTACTTAA
- the LOC122653221 gene encoding tubby-like F-box protein 7 → MSLRRVFRSRKGLSSCSQDLRTLKAEGIEADQQKLGGSDDEETKEGIVASPDEDCWSKMLPELLGEIIQRVEISEDRWPVRKNVVSCACVCKRWRDVTRGIVRSPLQSGKITFPSSLKQPGPRDTPLQCYIKRNKKTSTFYLYLGLTPTLMDKGKFLLAARRFRHGAHTEYIISLDDDDLSQGSNAYVGKLSSDFLGTKFTIYDSQPPYTGAKPSSNRASRRFANKQISPQVPAGNFEIGQVSYKFNLLKSRGPRRMLCTLQCPLVKENSHEGSEKSSVIQSPAASESMILRNKAPRWHEHLQCWCLNFHGRVTVASVKNFQLVASVDPSQPDGKGDEDIVLLQFGKVGDDVFTMDYRQPLSAFQAFAICLTSFGTKLACE, encoded by the exons ATGTCTCTGAGAAGGGTATTTCGGTCCCGGAAGGGCCTTTCGAGTTGCTCTCAGGATCTCAGAACCCTAAAAGCAGAAGGGATCGAAGCAGACCAACAAAAGCTCGGAggcagtgatgatgaagaaaccAAGGAAGGAATTGTAGCTTCTCCGGATGAGGATTGCTGGTCCAAAATGCTTCCCGAGCTTCTCGGGGAGATCATCCAGCGAGTCGAGATCAGCGAAGACCGGTGGCCCGTCCGGAAGAACGTTGTCTCCTGTGCCTGTGTCTGCAAGAGATGGAGAGACGTCACCAGAGGGATCGTTAGGTCTCCCCTCCAAAGCGGGAAGAtcactttcccttcttctctcaaGCAG CCGGGGCCTCGTGACACTCCCCTTCAATGTTATATCAAACGGAACAAAAAGACCTCCACTTTCTATCTTTATCTTGGGCTGACTCCAA CATTGATGGATAAAGGGAAATTCCTTTTAGCGGCACGAAGATTTAGGCATGGTGCTCACACTGAATATATAATCtctcttgatgatgatgatctgTCCCAAGGAAGTAATGCTTATGTTGGGAAGCTGAG CTCGGACTTCCTTGGCACCAAATTCACAATCTATGACAGCCAGCCACCGTATACTGGCGCTAAGCCCTCAAGCAATAGAGCAAGTCGTCGATTTGCAAATAAGCAAATCAGTCCCCAGGTCCCAGCAGGCAACTTTGAGATTGGGCAGGTCTCCTACAAGTTCAACCTTTTGAAGTCCAGAGGGCCTAGAAGGATGCTCTGCACACTGCAGTGTCCGTTGGTGAAAGAAAATTCCCATGAAGGGTCCGAGAAGAGCTCTGTAATACAGAGCCCAGCTGCTTCTGAGTCTATGATTCTGAGGAACAAGGCTCCAAGATGGCATGAGCACTTGCAGTGCTGGTGCCTGAACTTCCATGGACGCGTTACAGTTGCTTCTGTAAAAAATTTTCAGTTGGTTGCATCTGTGGACCCCAGTCAGCCGGATGGGAAAGGGGATGAAGACATTGTACTGTTGCAGTTCGGGAAGGTTGGGGATGATGTGTTCACAATGGATTACAGGCAGCCCTTGTCAGCTTTTCAGGCATTTGCAATCTGTCTCACTAGCTTTGGTACGAAACTTGCCTGTGAGTAA